The Hyphomicrobium sp. MC1 genome window below encodes:
- the hpnJ gene encoding hopanoid biosynthesis associated radical SAM protein HpnJ — MRTLFLQAPSFDGFDGGAGSRYQARREIQSFWYPTWLAQPAALVENSKLIDAPPHRTSLQDVLNQVRDYDLAVLHTSTPSFDSDVKVIEAMKATNPNLKVGLIGAKVAVQSDESLKDAPIVDFVARNEFDFTIKDVADGKAWSDIKGLSYRNPQGVIVHNEDRPVMHDMDTLPFVTPVYKRDLVMENYFIGYLKHPYISFYTGRGCKSRCTFCLWPQTVGGHRYRTRSVGHVIEEVKYILKAFPQMKELMFDDDTFTDDLPRAEAIAKELGKLGVTWSCNAKANVPRETLKVLKDNGLRLLLVGYESGNQQILHNIKKGMRVEVAERFTKDCHELGIKIHGTFILGLPGESKETIQETIKFATRINPHTIQVSLAAPYPGTFLYKQASENGWLDVDNAELINDNGIQIAPLHYPGLSHTEIFNSVEDFYRKFYFRVPKIAAIVGEMVTQPDMMKRRLREGVEFFQFLRERRSAAA, encoded by the coding sequence ATGCGCACACTCTTCCTGCAGGCTCCTTCGTTCGACGGCTTCGATGGCGGAGCCGGTTCGCGCTATCAGGCGCGCCGAGAGATCCAATCGTTCTGGTATCCGACCTGGCTGGCGCAGCCCGCCGCGCTCGTCGAGAACTCCAAGCTGATCGACGCGCCGCCTCACCGCACAAGTCTTCAGGACGTGCTCAACCAAGTTCGCGATTACGATCTAGCGGTGCTGCACACCTCGACGCCATCATTCGATTCCGACGTCAAGGTCATCGAGGCAATGAAGGCGACGAACCCGAACCTAAAGGTTGGGTTGATCGGCGCTAAGGTCGCGGTTCAGTCCGATGAGAGCCTGAAGGACGCGCCGATCGTCGACTTCGTGGCGCGTAACGAGTTCGACTTCACCATCAAAGACGTCGCCGACGGCAAGGCCTGGAGCGACATCAAGGGCCTATCTTATCGCAACCCGCAGGGCGTGATCGTGCACAACGAAGACCGCCCCGTGATGCACGACATGGACACGCTTCCCTTCGTTACGCCGGTCTACAAACGCGACCTCGTGATGGAGAATTACTTCATCGGCTATCTCAAGCATCCGTACATCTCGTTCTACACGGGTCGCGGCTGCAAAAGCCGCTGCACGTTCTGCCTGTGGCCGCAGACGGTCGGCGGCCATCGCTACCGGACCCGCTCCGTTGGGCACGTCATCGAGGAAGTGAAATACATCCTCAAGGCGTTCCCGCAGATGAAAGAGCTGATGTTCGACGACGACACCTTCACCGACGACCTGCCGCGCGCGGAAGCGATTGCGAAGGAACTTGGCAAGCTCGGCGTTACGTGGTCGTGCAATGCCAAGGCGAACGTGCCGCGCGAAACGCTGAAAGTGCTGAAAGACAACGGCCTGCGCCTGCTTCTCGTTGGCTACGAGAGCGGCAATCAGCAGATCCTGCACAACATCAAAAAGGGTATGCGGGTCGAAGTTGCCGAGCGGTTCACCAAAGACTGCCACGAGCTTGGCATCAAGATCCACGGCACCTTCATCCTCGGTCTTCCGGGCGAGTCGAAGGAGACGATCCAGGAGACCATCAAGTTCGCGACGCGGATCAATCCGCATACGATCCAGGTCTCGTTGGCAGCGCCCTATCCGGGGACGTTCCTTTACAAGCAGGCGTCCGAGAACGGCTGGCTCGATGTCGACAACGCCGAACTCATTAACGACAACGGCATCCAGATCGCGCCGCTGCACTATCCCGGCCTGTCGCACACCGAAATCTTCAACTCGGTCGAGGACTTCTATCGCAAGTTCTACTTCCGGGTGCCGAAGATCGCCGCGATCGTCGGCGAGATGGTTACACAGCCCGACATGATGAAGCGCCGCCTTCGCGAGGGCGTGGAATTCTTCCAGTTCCTGCGTGAGCGCCGCAGCGCCGCCGCTTAG
- a CDS encoding MMPL family transporter translates to MIERVVAGIVAASVRLSWLTILLGLAVSAGAIYYVVNNFAITTDTSQLISPELDWRKRERQFDAAFSQHTDTIDIVIDGKTPELTESAAAELAAALSKSKPDPFQIVRRRDGGPFFDKNGLLYLSLPEVQDITAGLIKAQPVLGTLSADPTLNGLAKALALVPLGIKEDRAKWIDFEKPLGVMANAMDGMLAGKPTYFSWGQLLTGGAPSPSELRRFLEVKPVLNYSDLEPGAEATVLIRATAKQLGLTPENGVRVRLTGSVPMADEEFGTVAEGAALNTTLTIAAVLVILWLALRSGKIIFAVLVGLFSGLAITAALGLYLVGALNLISVAFAVLFVGIGVDFGIQYAVRYRHERFSRQGLRDSLVAAGRNAGKPLALAAAATTAGFYAFLPTDYVGVSELGLIAGSGMIVAFLTSITLLPALLEVLNPPGELHDVGYRSLQPVDRFMARHRKIILVLTAVGVAAGLPLLAKLEFDFNPINLRSQKVESVSTFNDLMRDPNTAPNTIEILTPNLADAKALATKLDRLPEVDRTVTLASFVPDHQDEKLALIRDCYDLIGPTIEPDEVADAPTDADTRQTLLDTAKDFEDVSKLPGASPLAAHMASTLRKLADATPDVRAKIGAALLDGMKLRLTQIRAALKAEPITLKNLPPEIVADWVTADGHARVEVGPKGDGNDNANLRRFASAVLAVDPNATGVPILIQESAKTVVRAFIQAGLLAFVSITIILFVALRRVTDVLLTLVPLLLAGVVTLELCVLLKLPLNFANIIALPVLLGVGVAFKIYYVLAWRAGETSLLASPLTRAVMFSAMTTAVAFGSLFFSSHPGTSSMGELLALSLVTTLAAAVLFQPILMGPPRTVASPQDNKIPEAVEP, encoded by the coding sequence ATGATCGAGCGCGTCGTTGCCGGCATTGTTGCAGCCTCGGTGCGGCTGTCATGGCTGACGATTTTGCTTGGCCTCGCTGTCTCTGCGGGCGCGATTTATTACGTCGTCAATAATTTTGCGATTACCACCGACACGAGTCAGCTGATTTCGCCGGAGCTTGATTGGCGTAAGCGCGAACGCCAGTTCGACGCTGCGTTTTCCCAGCACACCGACACGATCGATATAGTCATCGACGGTAAAACGCCGGAGCTGACAGAGAGCGCCGCCGCCGAGCTCGCAGCCGCTCTCAGCAAATCAAAACCAGACCCGTTCCAGATCGTGCGCCGACGCGATGGCGGACCGTTCTTCGACAAGAACGGCTTGCTCTATCTGTCGCTGCCCGAGGTACAAGACATTACGGCAGGCCTCATCAAGGCACAGCCGGTGCTCGGCACGCTATCGGCTGATCCGACCCTCAATGGCTTGGCGAAAGCATTGGCGCTCGTCCCGCTCGGCATCAAAGAAGATCGGGCGAAGTGGATCGATTTCGAGAAGCCTTTGGGTGTGATGGCCAATGCCATGGACGGCATGCTGGCCGGCAAGCCGACGTACTTTTCATGGGGGCAGTTGCTGACTGGCGGCGCGCCGAGCCCGTCGGAGCTACGTCGCTTTCTCGAAGTAAAACCGGTTTTGAATTATTCCGATCTCGAACCCGGTGCCGAAGCGACCGTTCTCATTCGCGCGACGGCCAAACAGCTGGGGTTGACCCCTGAGAATGGCGTTCGGGTCCGTCTCACCGGCTCAGTCCCAATGGCGGATGAGGAGTTCGGCACGGTCGCGGAAGGCGCAGCACTCAATACTACGCTTACCATTGCTGCTGTGCTGGTCATTCTTTGGCTGGCGCTGCGATCCGGCAAGATCATCTTTGCCGTGCTTGTCGGTCTATTTTCCGGCCTCGCGATCACGGCAGCGCTCGGTCTCTATCTCGTCGGCGCGCTCAATCTCATCTCCGTTGCTTTTGCGGTCTTGTTCGTCGGCATCGGTGTGGATTTCGGCATCCAGTATGCCGTGCGCTATCGGCACGAACGCTTCAGCCGACAAGGGCTTCGGGATTCACTCGTCGCGGCCGGACGCAATGCGGGCAAGCCCTTGGCGCTCGCTGCCGCGGCCACAACCGCTGGATTTTATGCCTTCTTGCCGACCGATTACGTCGGCGTTTCCGAACTAGGTCTCATCGCCGGTAGCGGCATGATCGTCGCGTTTTTAACCAGCATAACGCTGCTTCCGGCGCTTCTGGAGGTGCTGAACCCACCCGGTGAGTTGCACGATGTCGGCTACCGCTCGCTGCAGCCGGTCGATCGCTTCATGGCCCGGCATCGCAAGATCATTCTTGTGCTCACTGCAGTTGGCGTGGCGGCTGGATTGCCGCTGCTCGCAAAGCTCGAATTCGACTTCAATCCGATCAATCTGCGCAGCCAAAAAGTCGAATCCGTCTCGACCTTCAATGACCTGATGCGCGATCCGAACACCGCGCCGAACACGATCGAAATTCTGACACCGAACCTCGCCGATGCCAAAGCGCTCGCGACGAAACTCGACAGGCTGCCCGAGGTCGACCGCACCGTAACGCTCGCAAGCTTCGTTCCCGATCATCAGGATGAAAAGCTGGCGCTCATCCGCGATTGCTACGATTTGATCGGCCCGACAATCGAGCCGGACGAGGTCGCGGACGCCCCGACAGACGCCGACACGAGGCAGACGCTTCTCGATACCGCCAAGGATTTCGAGGACGTCAGCAAATTGCCTGGCGCTTCGCCGCTCGCCGCGCACATGGCGAGCACGCTGCGCAAGCTCGCCGATGCAACCCCTGATGTCCGCGCCAAAATCGGCGCCGCATTGCTCGACGGCATGAAACTGCGACTGACACAGATCCGCGCCGCTCTTAAAGCGGAACCGATCACGTTGAAAAACCTGCCGCCCGAAATCGTCGCCGACTGGGTGACAGCCGACGGCCATGCCCGCGTCGAAGTCGGCCCGAAGGGTGACGGCAACGACAACGCCAATTTGCGCCGGTTCGCATCTGCTGTTCTCGCCGTCGATCCGAACGCAACCGGCGTCCCGATCCTGATCCAGGAATCGGCAAAGACGGTCGTTCGTGCCTTCATTCAGGCGGGGCTGCTGGCGTTCGTTTCGATCACGATCATTCTGTTCGTCGCGCTGCGCCGAGTGACGGACGTGCTGTTGACGCTCGTGCCGCTGCTGCTCGCAGGTGTCGTGACGCTGGAGCTTTGCGTGCTGCTGAAACTGCCGCTCAATTTCGCAAATATCATCGCGCTGCCGGTGCTGCTCGGCGTCGGAGTGGCGTTCAAGATTTATTATGTGCTGGCATGGCGCGCGGGTGAAACGAGCCTGCTTGCATCGCCGTTGACGCGCGCTGTCATGTTCAGCGCGATGACGACGGCGGTGGCCTTCGGAAGTCTGTTCTTTTCAAGCCATCCCGGCACGTCAAGCATGGGCGAATTGCTCGCCCTTTCGCTGGTGACGACGCTCGCGGCTGCCGTTCTATTCCAGCCCATATTAATGGGCCCGCCACGTACGGTAGCGAGCCCTCAGGACAACAAAATTCCAGAGGCCGTTGAGCCTTAA
- a CDS encoding ABC transporter substrate-binding protein — protein MLLIRKLQAFGLSLAAFVMVSVAAASFTTAQAADSPEATIDGLNTALLDTMKQAQSLGVQGRYQALAPVLSKIYDTPLMTRLAVGQTWGSLSPAQQASIIDLFRRMMIATYAKRFDGFSGESFRIVEISNRGAADKMVKTQIIQSNGKPVAINYLMRKSGPDWKIVDIYLDGTISELASRRSEFSSILKAGGPDALIASLKKQGDKLLSGS, from the coding sequence ATGCTCCTGATCAGGAAATTGCAGGCGTTTGGGTTATCGTTGGCAGCATTCGTGATGGTATCCGTCGCGGCCGCGTCATTTACGACGGCGCAGGCGGCCGATTCTCCGGAAGCGACGATTGACGGCCTCAACACGGCACTTCTGGACACCATGAAGCAGGCTCAGTCCCTGGGCGTGCAGGGGCGCTATCAAGCGCTCGCACCGGTACTGTCGAAGATTTACGATACACCGCTGATGACGCGCTTGGCCGTGGGCCAAACGTGGGGATCTCTGTCGCCTGCACAGCAGGCGTCCATCATCGATTTGTTCCGGCGCATGATGATCGCGACCTACGCGAAGCGCTTCGATGGATTCTCGGGGGAAAGCTTCCGGATCGTCGAGATTTCCAACCGAGGCGCGGCTGACAAGATGGTCAAGACGCAGATCATCCAGAGCAACGGCAAGCCTGTCGCGATCAACTATCTCATGCGGAAATCGGGACCGGACTGGAAGATCGTCGACATCTATCTCGACGGCACCATCAGCGAACTGGCGAGCCGGCGCTCTGAGTTTTCATCCATCCTGAAGGCCGGCGGACCGGATGCGCTCATTGCGTCCCTGAAGAAGCAGGGCGACAAACTGCTCTCGGGCAGCTGA
- the dxs gene encoding 1-deoxy-D-xylulose-5-phosphate synthase: protein MDARVTRPSKTPLLDQVDTPDDLKQLSESELPQLADELRTELIEAVSQTGGHLGAGLGVVELTVALHYLFDTPRDRLIWDVSHQSYPHKILTGRRDRIRTLRQPGGLSGFTKRTESEYDPFGAAHSSTSISAGLGMAVAREMSGGTNNVVCVIGDGAMSAGMAYEAMNNAGARSERLIVILNDNEMSIAPPTGALSSYLARTTSSDSYLYVRDLAKQLAKRLPKSWGERAARVEEYTRSLWHGGAWFEELGFYYIGPIDGHDLSQLVPILRNVRDAEQGPILVHVVTKKGKGYAPAEASADKYHGVTKFNVVTGVQTKAPASAPSYTRVFADSLIDEAKKDDKIVAITAAMPDGTGLDVFGRAFPDRTFDVGIAEQHAVTFAAGLATEGMKPFCALYSTFLQRGYDQVVHDVALQSLPVRFAIDRAGFVGADGATHAGSFDLAYLGCLPNMVIMAPADECELKHMVATAAAIDDRPSAFRYPRGEGTGVALPETGIPLEIGKGRILREGSTIALLSLGTRLQETLKAADQLAALGLSATVADARFMKPLDTDLIRRLAENHDVLITVEEGSIGGFGSHVLHYLAENGLLDRGLKVRSKVMPDEFVDQDKPEVMNQRAGLCAQGIVETVCDAIQLERAPSKTAARGHAC from the coding sequence ATGGATGCAAGGGTCACTCGGCCATCCAAAACACCGCTTTTGGATCAAGTCGATACTCCGGACGATCTCAAGCAATTGTCCGAAAGCGAATTACCGCAGCTCGCGGACGAGCTTCGCACGGAATTGATCGAAGCCGTTTCGCAGACGGGCGGCCACTTGGGCGCTGGTCTTGGCGTCGTCGAGTTGACGGTTGCTCTGCATTACCTCTTCGATACGCCGCGCGACCGTCTGATCTGGGACGTCAGCCACCAATCTTACCCGCACAAAATTCTGACCGGTCGCCGCGATCGCATTCGCACGCTTCGCCAGCCCGGAGGTCTTTCCGGTTTCACGAAGCGCACCGAGAGCGAATACGATCCGTTCGGCGCCGCGCATTCCTCGACGTCCATTTCGGCTGGCCTCGGCATGGCCGTTGCCCGCGAGATGTCGGGCGGCACGAACAACGTCGTTTGCGTCATCGGCGACGGTGCAATGAGCGCGGGCATGGCCTACGAGGCGATGAACAATGCCGGCGCGCGCAGCGAACGGCTGATCGTCATCCTGAATGACAACGAGATGTCGATTGCGCCGCCGACAGGTGCGTTGTCGTCCTATCTCGCCCGCACGACATCGAGCGATTCCTATCTTTATGTTCGCGATCTCGCGAAGCAGCTTGCCAAGCGCCTTCCGAAAAGTTGGGGAGAGCGCGCCGCGCGCGTCGAAGAATATACCCGCAGCCTCTGGCATGGCGGCGCTTGGTTCGAAGAACTGGGTTTCTACTACATCGGTCCGATCGACGGTCATGATCTCAGCCAGCTCGTGCCGATCTTGCGCAACGTCCGCGATGCCGAGCAGGGGCCGATCCTCGTACACGTCGTGACGAAAAAGGGTAAGGGCTACGCTCCGGCCGAAGCTTCCGCCGACAAGTATCACGGCGTCACGAAGTTCAATGTCGTCACCGGCGTGCAGACGAAAGCTCCGGCCTCGGCGCCGTCATACACGCGCGTGTTCGCCGATAGCCTCATCGACGAAGCTAAGAAGGACGACAAGATCGTCGCCATCACCGCGGCCATGCCGGACGGCACGGGTCTCGATGTTTTCGGCCGCGCATTCCCGGATCGCACGTTCGATGTCGGCATCGCCGAGCAGCACGCCGTGACGTTCGCAGCCGGTCTCGCAACTGAAGGTATGAAGCCATTCTGCGCGCTCTATTCCACGTTCCTGCAGCGCGGCTACGATCAAGTCGTGCATGACGTCGCGCTGCAAAGCCTGCCGGTGCGCTTCGCCATCGACCGCGCTGGTTTTGTCGGCGCTGACGGCGCGACGCATGCCGGATCGTTCGACCTCGCGTATCTCGGCTGTCTGCCCAACATGGTCATCATGGCTCCGGCCGATGAATGCGAACTCAAGCACATGGTCGCCACTGCCGCGGCGATCGACGACCGTCCAAGCGCGTTCCGTTATCCGCGCGGCGAAGGTACAGGAGTGGCGCTTCCCGAGACGGGCATTCCCCTCGAAATCGGCAAGGGTCGCATTTTGCGCGAAGGCTCGACGATTGCGCTTCTCTCGCTCGGGACGCGCCTTCAAGAAACACTGAAGGCCGCCGATCAATTGGCTGCGCTGGGTCTGTCAGCCACGGTCGCTGACGCGCGTTTCATGAAGCCTCTCGACACCGATCTGATCCGCCGCCTCGCCGAAAACCATGACGTGCTGATCACCGTCGAAGAAGGCTCGATTGGCGGCTTCGGCAGCCACGTGCTCCATTATCTGGCTGAAAACGGTCTGCTCGATCGCGGTCTCAAAGTCCGATCGAAAGTGATGCCGGATGAATTCGTCGATCAGGATAAGCCGGAAGTGATGAACCAGCGCGCCG
- a CDS encoding VacJ family lipoprotein: MKVSAILNWVGCVFVGVGLSACASTSPPALEPQHLAATGDDTTPKPVSDPNEAFNRQMFDNSQDFNHNVLYPAAEAYNNNVPESVRDRIDAFTTNLSEPMTFANNVLQLRPGAAVTTLGRFALNSTLGLGGLFDVAAEQGMTHQSGDFGQTMYVWGYRDSAYVYLPVLGPTTVRDAVGSGVEFGASLPAAALIPTKFATLASRVDLAGTVTSPLSNLSKAEDMKTLEDSSIDFYSMLRSVSQQKRQAELDEAINTSVLTSTNPPVRDPNAIEPVTELVSSPMMLEDRRVTDVPKMTRTADRRPFVVVGPPTAVQASPAEEQASPAEEMSPAQEQPSPAEEQKSPAEE, translated from the coding sequence GTGAAAGTCAGCGCCATCCTAAATTGGGTCGGCTGCGTTTTCGTTGGTGTGGGCCTTTCGGCTTGCGCCAGCACGTCACCGCCTGCGCTGGAGCCCCAGCATCTTGCAGCCACCGGCGACGACACCACACCGAAGCCGGTGTCTGATCCGAACGAGGCGTTCAACCGCCAGATGTTCGACAACAGCCAGGACTTCAACCACAACGTTCTTTATCCGGCGGCGGAAGCTTATAATAACAACGTACCGGAAAGCGTCCGTGATCGCATTGATGCGTTCACGACGAACCTTTCCGAGCCGATGACGTTCGCCAACAACGTGCTGCAGCTTCGCCCTGGGGCCGCGGTGACGACGCTTGGGCGTTTCGCGCTGAACTCGACATTGGGCCTGGGTGGCCTGTTCGATGTCGCGGCTGAACAGGGCATGACGCATCAATCGGGTGACTTCGGCCAGACGATGTACGTCTGGGGGTATCGCGACAGCGCCTATGTCTATCTCCCCGTTTTGGGTCCGACGACGGTGCGAGATGCGGTCGGCAGTGGGGTTGAATTCGGTGCGTCCTTACCTGCTGCGGCTTTGATCCCGACGAAATTCGCGACGCTCGCAAGCCGGGTCGATCTCGCCGGAACCGTGACCAGCCCGCTCTCGAACCTCAGCAAGGCTGAGGACATGAAGACGCTGGAAGACAGCTCGATCGACTTCTATTCGATGCTTCGCAGTGTCAGTCAGCAGAAGCGGCAGGCCGAACTAGATGAAGCCATAAACACGAGTGTCCTGACGAGCACCAACCCGCCGGTCCGCGATCCCAATGCGATCGAACCGGTGACGGAACTCGTCTCATCGCCGATGATGCTCGAAGATCGCCGGGTCACCGACGTTCCAAAGATGACGCGTACCGCCGACCGCAGGCCGTTCGTCGTTGTCGGACCGCCGACCGCCGTTCAGGCGTCGCCAGCCGAGGAGCAGGCGTCTCCCGCCGAAGAAATGTCTCCGGCGCAAGAACAGCCGTCTCCGGCCGAAGAGCAAAAATCGCCTGCCGAAGAATAA
- the hpnI gene encoding bacteriohopanetetrol glucosamine biosynthesis glycosyltransferase HpnI: MTSCLWLVCTLIALIGCIYALFATFLVARFAREPKPKLERFENVTLIKPLYGAETGLDVSLASFCAQNYPRDLQMLCGVQDPADPAIAVVHSLQRQFPSRDLELVVGKRRGGGNPKVENIANMFPAAKHDFLILSDSDMRVAPDYAQHVSAILQQPGVGLVTCLYRGTALTGFWSRMAASAVDQHFLPSVLVGLAVGLAKPCFGSTIALRRSTLERIGGFEAFADTLADDYAMGDAVRRLSLKVEIAPFTVGHTFSEASFKELWAHELRWARTIRLVDPMGYAGSIVTHPLPFALAALPLSGFSAIAWMILAGTLACRLFVPIQVEKLAGGGKSTWWLSPLRDMLSFAVFVASFMPGAVSWRGRRYSVGSDGTVTPI; this comes from the coding sequence ATGACGTCCTGTCTGTGGCTTGTATGCACCCTCATTGCCTTAATCGGCTGCATCTACGCTCTGTTTGCGACTTTTTTGGTGGCACGATTTGCCCGTGAACCCAAGCCTAAACTGGAACGCTTCGAAAATGTCACGCTGATAAAGCCGCTCTACGGTGCAGAAACCGGCCTTGACGTGAGTCTCGCCTCTTTTTGCGCGCAAAATTACCCGCGCGATCTGCAGATGCTGTGCGGGGTCCAGGACCCGGCGGACCCGGCCATCGCAGTTGTCCACAGTTTGCAACGGCAGTTCCCTTCGCGCGACCTCGAACTGGTCGTCGGCAAGCGACGCGGCGGGGGAAATCCGAAAGTCGAAAACATTGCCAACATGTTTCCGGCTGCGAAGCATGATTTTCTTATTCTCAGCGACAGTGACATGCGCGTTGCTCCCGACTATGCGCAGCACGTTTCAGCGATCTTGCAGCAACCCGGAGTTGGGCTCGTCACGTGTCTCTACCGCGGCACGGCGCTCACAGGCTTTTGGTCGCGGATGGCAGCCTCGGCCGTCGATCAGCACTTTCTTCCGAGCGTGCTTGTCGGCCTTGCCGTTGGACTGGCAAAGCCCTGTTTCGGTTCAACGATCGCGCTGAGGCGAAGCACGCTTGAACGAATCGGCGGCTTCGAGGCCTTCGCTGATACTCTTGCTGATGATTACGCGATGGGGGACGCCGTCCGCCGTCTCAGTCTGAAGGTCGAAATTGCCCCGTTTACGGTCGGGCATACGTTTTCGGAAGCGTCGTTTAAAGAGCTTTGGGCGCATGAACTCCGTTGGGCGCGGACGATTCGTCTTGTCGACCCCATGGGGTACGCAGGATCCATCGTGACGCATCCCCTGCCTTTTGCACTGGCAGCGTTGCCGCTCAGTGGCTTCAGCGCCATAGCGTGGATGATCCTCGCAGGGACGCTTGCCTGCCGCCTTTTTGTTCCGATACAAGTTGAGAAGTTGGCGGGTGGGGGCAAGAGCACGTGGTGGCTCAGTCCGCTGAGGGATATGCTGAGCTTCGCAGTGTTCGTGGCGAGCTTCATGCCCGGAGCCGTCAGCTGGAGAGGCCGTCGCTATAGCGTCGGCTCCGATGGAACCGTCACGCCGATATGA